The Stackebrandtia nassauensis DSM 44728 genome includes the window ACGATTTACGCCTACGGCCGTAAGAGCGAGTGTGTCAACGACGCCGTGGACGACTACCTGATCGATCTGAAGGTGCCGCAGGACGGACTGCGCTGCCCAGCGCTGGAGAAGCCCGGGGCGAGCGGGAAGACCTTGGACGCGCCGTTCGACGACAGTCTCGACTACAACTGACCAACCGCTGGAAGCAACGCGGCCGAGGCGCCTTTGGCGCCTCGGCCGCGTTGGCGCGGGCCGAGCCACAGCTTCAGCTGGGCCCGGCCGCGAGCGCTCACGATTCGATGGCCAGCGGTTGGGCCTGGTGGAGGCGGATGTCATCGCGCAGCATGGCGTCGATCTTGGCGACGGCCATCGGGCGGGCCAGCAGATAGCCCTGGACCATGGCGCAACCGGCCTGCTTGACGACGTCCAACTGGGTTTCGGTCTCGACGCCCTCGGCGATCACCGCCAGGCCCAGCCGTTCGCCGAGGCGGACCACGACGTCGGCCAGCGGGGCGGCGCCCTCGTCGCTGCCGGCGACCAGGTCGCGGTCGATCTTGAGGATGTCGACAGGCAGCCGGTGCAGCTGGCCCAGCGAGGAGTAGCCCGCGCCGAAGTCGTCCAGCGCGATGCGCACGCCGGTGCCGCGCAGCGCGCCGAGCTGGGCCACCAGGATGTCCATGTCCTGGGCGACGTCGTGTTCGGTGACCTCGACGACCAGCCGCGACGGCGGCACGCCCTTGGACAGCAGTGCCTGGGCCAGGTCGGTGGCGAACAGCCGCGAGTGCAGCTGCCTCGGCGACAGGTTGATCGACACCCAGGCCGGATGTCCCCCGGCCTTCCAGACCGCGAGCCGTTCGGCGACCTGCCCCAGCGTCCAGGTCGCCAGGTCGGACGACAGGCCCGCGTCCTCCACGACCGGGATGAACTCGCCGGGCGAGACCGCGCCCAGGGTGGGGTGCTGCCAGCGCAGCAGGGCCTCGGCGCCCACGACCCGGCGGTGCGGCAGCGAGATCACCGGCTGGTACTCGAGGTAGAGCTCGCCCCGGTTGATGGCGCCGTGCAGTTCGTGTTCCAGGACGTTGCGGCGCCGCACCCGTTTCTCGAACAGTTCGTCGTAGGCCTCGATCTGGTTCTTGCCCTGCTGTTTGGCCGAACGCAGCGCCAGGTCGGCGTTGCGCAGCAGCGCCTGCACGTCGTCGGCGGTGGCGCAACCGGCCAGGCCGATGCTGGACGACAGGAACACCGAGGCGTGCCCGTCGAAACGGTAGGGCTCGGCCAGAACCGCCAGCAGCCGTTCGGCGATCTCGTAGCCGCGTTCGGGCGGGCACCACAGCAGGACCGCGAACTCGTCACCGCCGAGCCGGGCGGCGACATCGGTGGGGCGCAGGCTTTCCCGCAGCCGCTTGGCGACCTCGACGAGCACGGCGTCGCCGATGTCGTGGCCGCGGGTGTCGTTGACGTTCTTGAAGCCGTCCAGGTCGACGGCCAGCAGCGTGCACGGCATCGAGCCGCCCGCCACGTCCGACTCCAGGGTCCGCAGCAGCGCCCGGCGGTTGGACAGCGTCGTGAGTGGATCGGTGAAGGCGAGTTTGGCCAGTTCGCGTTCCAGGGCGCGGCGTTCCCCGACGTCGCGGGTGCGGATGACCAGTCCGTCGACCTTCGGGTTGTCGCGCTGGTCGGCCACGATGGACTCGGTGTCGCGCCATTCGCCGTCGGCGTCCTTGATGCGGGCGTCGATGCGGATGCGTTGCCCCGGTTCGCCCGCGACCAGCGTCGTCAGTTGCCGCTCCACGGTGGCGGCGTCGTCGGGGTGCACCATGTCGGTGAACGGGACGCCGTTGATGCGGGTGGGGTCGGCGTGGCAGCGCCACGGTGCCGAGGCGGCCTGGAACCGCATCCGGCCGTCGAAGTCCACGACGGTGGTGATATCGGAGGAACCGGACACTATGGACCGGTAGTAGGCCTCGCGGTCGGACAGCACCCGCGCGTAGCGACGCACGTCGATGCGCGCCAGCACCTGCCGCACCGACAGCACCCCCACGACCGCCATGGCCGTGATGATCGCGTCCGGGCCCAGCGGCCCGACGACGTAACCGTGGTACAGGGCCGTCGCCGAGGCGCCCACCGCGGGCACCAGCGTCACGGCCACGTCCACGCG containing:
- a CDS encoding putative bifunctional diguanylate cyclase/phosphodiesterase, producing the protein MSLSVAAGRAIFDGSRHAGLWIACLAVAAAVAGGLVWRVSGPLKTAVDRAPYRRQAVALYLEAAGVAIAVIAGRAYESWIIAVTGVIVMSLFAVAFVRVPDDTATPAARVRRGLDGLFIAGCVLFSHWMLMPPATAERVLEQYYLVLIPAVAATAMAGIGVVAVIRATAHRRRYLLLVGSLSVVAAAHVGVVLASVGELSIWQCRMLVLVWGAGCLVSAGAAWLARRFPGPATAVPLPRVDVAVTLVPAVGASATALYHGYVVGPLGPDAIITAMAVVGVLSVRQVLARIDVRRYARVLSDREAYYRSIVSGSSDITTVVDFDGRMRFQAASAPWRCHADPTRINGVPFTDMVHPDDAATVERQLTTLVAGEPGQRIRIDARIKDADGEWRDTESIVADQRDNPKVDGLVIRTRDVGERRALERELAKLAFTDPLTTLSNRRALLRTLESDVAGGSMPCTLLAVDLDGFKNVNDTRGHDIGDAVLVEVAKRLRESLRPTDVAARLGGDEFAVLLWCPPERGYEIAERLLAVLAEPYRFDGHASVFLSSSIGLAGCATADDVQALLRNADLALRSAKQQGKNQIEAYDELFEKRVRRRNVLEHELHGAINRGELYLEYQPVISLPHRRVVGAEALLRWQHPTLGAVSPGEFIPVVEDAGLSSDLATWTLGQVAERLAVWKAGGHPAWVSINLSPRQLHSRLFATDLAQALLSKGVPPSRLVVEVTEHDVAQDMDILVAQLGALRGTGVRIALDDFGAGYSSLGQLHRLPVDILKIDRDLVAGSDEGAAPLADVVVRLGERLGLAVIAEGVETETQLDVVKQAGCAMVQGYLLARPMAVAKIDAMLRDDIRLHQAQPLAIES